The genomic region TTGGCCTCGGCTTACGCCACCATGCAGGCCTTAGACGCCGATGGCCTGAGCAGTTGGCCCGTGCTGCCCGAAGGCCACCGCTTTGCCTTGGAGGCCGGAACCCGCCAGATTCGTGTGCTGGTCGAAGATGGGCGCGACTTTGAAAGCCAGTGGACGGCCCACACGGGCGGGCTGCACTTCCGGACTGGGCGGCGCGGCGATGACCTGTGGGTCGAAGCTTTCCGTGCTGCGCTGGGCCGCGACCTTGTGCAAGACGCTGCCTGGGAAGTTGTAGAGCGCATTAAAGACCGGGCCCTGCGCCGGGAACTTCAGCGCCGGGCCGAAGAAAAAGGCATTTTGGGCGCGGTACTGGGCGCACGCGGCGAAGCGGTAGAAGCCAGCATGCGCCGTTCGCCGGGGCTACACTTCACCGTCAGCGCCGCAGTCATGCATTCCACCGCCCGTACTTTAGAAGCATGGAAGGCCCTGCAAAAAGAAGCCGTAGCTGCACTGGAAGCCGCCCAAAAAGCGCAGGTAGACCGTTTGGTAGATCTGTTGGGCCGCACCGGACGGTAAGAGTTCGGCTGTTGGATTAAAAATCATATTCTCCCCGCTCTGCTCATTCTCAATGTAGAGCGGGGCTGTTTTATTGCCGCGAAGTGGTGTGCTGACCTGGGGGTCGTTTAAGCTTGAATTTTCAATGAACCGTACTCAGCTCATCGTTTAACAGCTCGACCTTAAACAAATTGAGTATCACGTGCAAAGCATGGAAACAGTTCTACAGAAACTTAGCCTGATAACGAATGAAGACTTAGCGATCTCGTATCGTCTAGTTAAGTTTTTTATGAGTAGCGATTGAAGCAAGCTCAATCTAAGCTAATAAAAATATGCAAAGGCTGCTTTTGTGGGCTTGTTGGGGCCGACATAAACCTTAACCCAAGACAAACCCCGGTAAGCATTGAGAAAACACTCAGCAGGATGGCAATGTAGCCTGATTACACTTGCTCCTGACCCTGATAGACGGCATGAACACAGGGAACGATGGTTTTCGTGTAAGACCAGACATTCAGGACTACGTGTATTCCCCCTTCCCCTCACTGGAGGTTTTCCCATGACACAGCCCCAACTTGCACTGCTTTCCGAACTGACCCGCACGCACGGCGACGCCCTGACCGGCGAAGGCGTGTACTTGCCTAATGGCAGCGTCGCCTACGGTACGAATGGCGAGAAGATCGGCACTATTCGTGATGCACTCGTTGATCCCTCTAGCGGCAAGCTGCGCTACCTTATCGCTGATGTGGGCGGCTGGTTTTCCTCCAAAGAAGTGCTGATTCCTGTAGGCCATGCCCGGATTAGCGATGACGGTGTGTACTTTGACAACCTGACCCGCGAGCAGGCCCGCGATCTGGGCGAGTACCGCTACGGCGAAATGTATGCCGACGAGTCGTATGAGTCCGACGAGCGCGTTCTCTTGGGAGCCGACAAGACCACGGCCGTAGATGAAACCGCCCGCTCTGCCTACCGGGACACTGCCTACCGCACGCCCGAGCGCCTGCAACTCTTGGAAGAGCGTCTGGTGGTCAATAAAGACCGTTTCCAAGCGGGCAGTGTAGAGATCGGCAAGCACGTAGAAACCCGCGAGCAGCAAGTGAACGTGGCTCTGGAGCGCGAAGAAGTGATTATTGAGCGCCACACCGTCACCGATGGGCAGGCCGTGACTGGGGCCGTGTTGGGTGAAGGCCAAACCACGATGCGCGTGGATCTGGAAGCCGAGCGCGCCAATGTGGGCAAGGAAGCTTACGTGGTAGAAGAAGTTGAAATTGGCAAACGCACCGTGACCGACAGTCAAGTCGTGACCGAAACCGTAGGCCGCGAAGTACTTGACGTGACCAAAACTGGGGAAGTCCGCATTGACCAGGGTGGCACGACGATGACCGAAACCACCTCCGAAATGTCCACTGAGATGAACAGTACCAACCGGAAGGTCTGAGGTCAGGCTGACCACTGACATTTCCGCAGAAGGATGACCGTCCCTCGGAGCAGCGTGGAAAGTATCCGCTCTGCTCCGGGTTTTCCGTTCCCAACTTTGCATTTTATGCTGGACTGCGAGGCCCCTCATGACTGACCCACGTGATCCCACAACAAAAGATGCCGCCGTGCCCTCTTTGGTGGGGCAATCTCCTCCAACTCCGGCCAGTACAAGCCTGAGCAACACAGGCACAGGGGGCACGACCTCCAGCAACACAACCTCTAGCAATGCTGCCGAGCTACTGGTCTCTTCCGAGTTGGGTGAGCAGCAGCGGTCTTTAAAAGTTCACCTGAATCACCTGACTCTGCACGAGGAACGTGCCCGGATAGACGTGGTGCGCGAGGTGTACGGCTCTGTGACCATCAATAAAGTGGTGACCGAAAGGCAAGAGTTGGTGCCCGTAATGCTGCGCACCGAGAAGCTGGAGATTACGATTGCGCCCGGCGCAGGCGAAGTGCTGATTGAC from Deinococcus sp. QL22 harbors:
- a CDS encoding DNA repair protein, which produces MTQASKMKKTAAPDAAQMAQDAETGARMALQALLRTALPDLNLDVREAVNPAELSAALTRAHEAWGLGLRHVQHEVRTEEGGTLGLYADGARVGSAQDAPEVLASAYATMQALDADGLSSWPVLPEGHRFALEAGTRQIRVLVEDGRDFESQWTAHTGGLHFRTGRRGDDLWVEAFRAALGRDLVQDAAWEVVERIKDRALRRELQRRAEEKGILGAVLGARGEAVEASMRRSPGLHFTVSAAVMHSTARTLEAWKALQKEAVAALEAAQKAQVDRLVDLLGRTGR
- a CDS encoding DUF2382 domain-containing protein, giving the protein MTQPQLALLSELTRTHGDALTGEGVYLPNGSVAYGTNGEKIGTIRDALVDPSSGKLRYLIADVGGWFSSKEVLIPVGHARISDDGVYFDNLTREQARDLGEYRYGEMYADESYESDERVLLGADKTTAVDETARSAYRDTAYRTPERLQLLEERLVVNKDRFQAGSVEIGKHVETREQQVNVALEREEVIIERHTVTDGQAVTGAVLGEGQTTMRVDLEAERANVGKEAYVVEEVEIGKRTVTDSQVVTETVGREVLDVTKTGEVRIDQGGTTMTETTSEMSTEMNSTNRKV
- a CDS encoding YsnF/AvaK domain-containing protein, with product MTDPRDPTTKDAAVPSLVGQSPPTPASTSLSNTGTGGTTSSNTTSSNAAELLVSSELGEQQRSLKVHLNHLTLHEERARIDVVREVYGSVTINKVVTERQELVPVMLRTEKLEITIAPGAGEVLIDGVALEPGRTHEVLLLEERATIQKEVFPSLDVQIWKESRVVDQSQTVSLRREVLEVIDPMGLAHESSQTEAAVSNDKNRS